The following proteins are co-located in the Hyalangium minutum genome:
- a CDS encoding cytochrome c: MKRLRSRRPFVLAGLLCAGFFFHAAAEPPKPKNGQTAKKAADTQTAGLPPPDYLPETARALLRKKMERHGQDARDLMFAVTLLQYDAAKAAAQRISTEPRLVRPIAGGEDDLNALLPERFFVLQDEARSRAQAVATAAEKKDDKALADSYGRLVETCVSCHASYLNRQ, translated from the coding sequence ATGAAACGCCTTCGTTCTCGCCGTCCTTTCGTTCTCGCCGGGCTCCTGTGCGCCGGATTCTTCTTCCATGCCGCCGCGGAGCCGCCCAAGCCCAAGAATGGCCAGACCGCCAAGAAGGCCGCCGATACCCAGACGGCGGGTCTTCCCCCGCCCGATTATCTTCCCGAGACCGCCCGGGCCCTGCTCCGCAAGAAGATGGAGCGCCACGGCCAGGATGCCCGCGACCTTATGTTCGCGGTGACCCTGCTCCAGTACGACGCGGCCAAGGCCGCCGCCCAGCGCATCTCGACCGAGCCGAGGCTGGTTCGCCCCATCGCTGGGGGAGAGGACGACCTGAACGCCCTGCTGCCCGAGCGCTTCTTCGTCCTCCAGGACGAGGCCCGCAGCCGGGCCCAGGCCGTCGCCACCGCCGCCGAGAAGAAGGACGACAAGGCGCTGGCCGACAGCTATGGCCGCCTCGTGGAGACATGCGTCTCCTGTCACGCGTCGTACCTGAACCGTCAGTGA
- a CDS encoding alpha-hydroxy acid oxidase, translating to MTPYAVLEERARAVLPEPVFDYYAGGSGDEETLAANARAWSAVRLRPRVLRDVSRVDTSTTVLGTRVSAPVLVAPMAFHRLAHPSGELATAEGTSTAGSLLVLSTRSSTRIESVAKVSGPWWFQAYVLQDRSLTKDLVQRAAAAGARALVLTGDTPYVGRKRRDRGSLAIPDEDFRANLERLTDLTLAEQASNVTFDDIGWLRELSGLPVLVKGVLRGDDASRCVQAGATGVVVSNHGGRQLDGAVASAEALPEVVNALEGRGEVFVDGGVRSGRDVVRALALGARAVLVGRPVLWGLATEGAAGVRRVLTELQEDTAHVMALAGAATVAEVSADLVWTP from the coding sequence ATGACGCCCTATGCCGTGCTCGAGGAGCGGGCCCGTGCTGTCCTCCCGGAGCCCGTGTTCGACTACTACGCCGGTGGCTCGGGAGACGAAGAGACGCTCGCGGCCAACGCCCGCGCCTGGAGCGCGGTGCGACTGCGCCCCCGGGTCCTCCGGGACGTGAGCCGCGTGGACACGTCCACCACGGTGCTCGGCACGCGGGTGTCGGCTCCGGTGCTGGTGGCGCCCATGGCCTTCCACCGGCTGGCCCATCCCTCGGGCGAGCTCGCGACGGCCGAGGGCACCTCCACGGCCGGGAGCCTGCTGGTGCTCTCCACCCGCTCCTCTACCCGCATCGAGTCCGTTGCGAAGGTCTCCGGGCCTTGGTGGTTTCAGGCCTATGTGCTCCAGGATCGCTCGCTCACGAAGGACCTCGTCCAGCGGGCCGCGGCGGCGGGGGCGCGGGCGCTCGTGCTCACGGGAGACACACCGTACGTGGGGCGCAAGCGCCGGGACCGGGGCAGCCTCGCCATTCCGGACGAGGACTTCCGCGCCAACCTGGAGCGGCTCACGGACCTCACCCTGGCCGAGCAGGCCTCGAACGTCACCTTTGATGACATCGGCTGGCTGCGCGAGCTGTCGGGGCTGCCTGTGCTGGTGAAGGGCGTGCTGCGCGGCGACGATGCGTCCCGCTGTGTCCAAGCAGGCGCCACCGGGGTGGTGGTCTCCAACCACGGGGGCCGTCAGCTGGACGGCGCGGTGGCCTCGGCGGAGGCCCTGCCCGAGGTCGTGAACGCCCTCGAAGGACGCGGCGAGGTGTTCGTGGACGGCGGAGTCCGCAGTGGCCGGGACGTGGTGCGCGCCCTGGCGCTCGGGGCTCGGGCCGTGCTCGTGGGACGGCCGGTGCTCTGGGGGCTCGCGACCGAGGGAGCAGCGGGCGTCCGCCGCGTGCTCACGGAGCTTCAGGAGGACACGGCGCACGTGATGGCGCTCGCGGGCGCGGCCACAGTGGCCGAAGTCTCCGCGGACCTCGTCTGGACTCCATAG
- a CDS encoding SusC/RagA family TonB-linked outer membrane protein, which translates to MMKRVLISGCAVALLASEAMAQDTSTAAQAPQTPAAASAPEAPAAPSEAAPTPAPAAPAASTQTAAPGMRMLRGRTFDKTSNDGVPLVRVIIKGTTKGTETDVNGYFTLEIPEGAVVLDISSQDYKQRDVLVPPAQKTVNIPLDSSFTEELVVVGRASEVARKNLANSVATVNAEALNRAPAATVDQAIQGKVAGANIQSNSGAPGGGMQMRLRGVSTITGSTAPLYVIDGVIISDVAIASGVYQVTASTGGSNPQPTQDNQVNRVADINPNDIESIEILKGASAAAIYGSKASNGVVIINTKRGKAGDGPRVDVTQRLGMYTLANKVGSRIFASEDEAVATFGEQAREYYRQGQTFDHESELAGRRDLSYETVATVSGASGDTRYFGSAMVKDDNGIIGHTGYEKQSFRLNVGQKLGERVDVSASANLIHTQSDRGITNNDNAGITYHMVLPFTPSFYNLKPNADGTYPANPFLSSTSNPLQTAALVRNDENVWRIIASGDATVNVYKDKTSELRVLANFGLDRFQQENNVLFPTELNFIPPADSDLKGTSLAGTSQVRNLNGGLNVVYNLKPEGTGINSNTSAGVSLEERALDSLYVASRGLTPGQANVDLGRKVEVLQDRQFVRDRGYYLQEEAILLDERLTLIGALRAEQSSNNGNANKLFMYPKLATAYRVPSFSPQVDEFKVRLAYGETGNQPLYGQKYSQLLASNTIGGNSGLIGSGVAGDPDIHPERQREVEAGLDAVFMGGNIVTEFSVYQRNISDLLLLRSPAPSTGFTTQYTNGGSMRNRGVEVMVQLNPFNGGEFEWVSNTTFTINRSQVTDLPVPAFNMGGFGTSLGTFRIEKGKSATQIVGNSGLNPDGTCCALKKLGDTEPDFRMGFSNTFRYRGFSLSFLLDWQQGSEIINLTRFIYDLGQNTPDFAQNGEQRLKDQATNAGVYIEDATFLKLREITLTYQLPDAWVAQVPKVKSARLSFSARNVFTLTGYTGLDPEVSNFGNQAIARNIDVAPFPPSRSFWTSIDVGF; encoded by the coding sequence ATGATGAAACGGGTGTTGATTTCGGGGTGCGCTGTCGCGCTCCTCGCATCCGAAGCCATGGCCCAGGACACGAGCACGGCCGCGCAGGCGCCCCAGACGCCTGCCGCCGCTTCTGCTCCCGAGGCCCCCGCGGCGCCTTCCGAGGCCGCCCCCACCCCTGCCCCGGCGGCTCCGGCTGCCTCGACGCAGACCGCGGCCCCTGGCATGCGCATGCTGCGCGGCCGGACGTTCGACAAGACGTCCAATGACGGTGTCCCCCTGGTGCGCGTCATCATCAAGGGCACCACGAAGGGCACGGAGACGGACGTCAACGGCTACTTCACCCTGGAGATCCCCGAGGGTGCCGTCGTCCTCGACATCTCCAGCCAGGACTACAAGCAGCGCGACGTGCTGGTGCCGCCCGCCCAGAAGACCGTCAACATCCCGTTGGACTCGAGCTTCACCGAGGAGCTCGTCGTCGTGGGCCGCGCCTCGGAAGTGGCCCGTAAGAACCTGGCCAACTCCGTGGCCACGGTGAACGCCGAGGCCCTCAACCGCGCCCCGGCCGCCACGGTGGACCAGGCCATCCAGGGCAAGGTGGCTGGCGCCAACATCCAGTCCAACTCGGGCGCGCCCGGCGGCGGCATGCAGATGCGGCTGCGCGGCGTGTCCACCATCACGGGCTCCACCGCCCCGCTCTACGTCATCGACGGCGTCATCATCAGTGACGTGGCCATCGCCTCGGGCGTCTACCAGGTGACGGCCTCCACGGGTGGCTCCAACCCACAGCCCACCCAGGACAACCAGGTCAACCGCGTCGCGGACATCAACCCCAACGACATCGAGAGCATCGAGATTCTCAAGGGTGCGTCCGCCGCCGCCATCTACGGCTCCAAGGCCAGCAACGGCGTGGTCATCATCAACACCAAGCGCGGCAAGGCCGGAGACGGCCCCCGGGTGGACGTCACCCAGCGCCTGGGCATGTACACGCTGGCCAACAAGGTGGGCTCGCGCATCTTCGCCTCCGAGGATGAGGCAGTCGCGACCTTCGGCGAGCAGGCGCGTGAGTACTACCGCCAGGGCCAGACGTTTGACCACGAGTCGGAGCTGGCCGGCCGCCGGGACTTGTCCTACGAGACGGTGGCCACCGTGAGCGGCGCCTCCGGAGACACGCGCTACTTCGGCTCGGCCATGGTGAAGGACGACAACGGCATCATCGGCCACACCGGCTACGAGAAGCAGTCCTTCCGCCTGAACGTGGGGCAGAAGCTGGGCGAGCGGGTGGACGTGTCGGCCTCGGCCAACCTCATCCACACGCAGAGCGACCGCGGCATCACCAACAACGACAACGCCGGCATCACCTACCACATGGTGCTGCCGTTCACGCCGAGCTTCTACAACCTGAAGCCCAACGCGGACGGCACCTACCCCGCCAACCCGTTCCTCTCCAGTACCTCCAACCCGCTGCAGACGGCCGCGCTGGTGCGGAACGACGAGAACGTGTGGCGCATCATCGCCTCCGGTGATGCCACGGTGAACGTCTACAAGGACAAGACCAGCGAGCTGCGCGTCCTGGCCAACTTCGGCCTGGACCGCTTCCAGCAGGAGAACAACGTCCTCTTCCCCACCGAGCTGAACTTCATTCCGCCGGCCGACAGCGATCTGAAGGGCACCTCGCTGGCCGGCACCAGCCAGGTGCGCAACCTGAACGGTGGCCTGAACGTCGTCTACAACCTGAAGCCCGAGGGCACCGGCATCAACTCCAACACCTCGGCCGGCGTCTCCCTGGAGGAGCGGGCCCTGGACTCGCTCTACGTCGCCAGCCGCGGCCTGACGCCGGGCCAGGCCAACGTGGACCTGGGCCGGAAGGTCGAGGTGCTGCAGGACCGCCAGTTCGTGCGCGACCGCGGCTACTACCTGCAGGAGGAGGCCATCCTCCTGGATGAGCGGCTGACGCTCATTGGCGCGCTGCGTGCCGAGCAGAGCAGCAACAACGGCAACGCCAACAAGCTGTTCATGTACCCCAAGCTCGCCACCGCCTACCGCGTGCCCTCGTTCAGCCCGCAGGTGGACGAGTTCAAGGTGCGCCTGGCGTACGGTGAGACGGGCAACCAGCCCCTCTACGGCCAGAAGTACAGCCAGCTGCTGGCCAGCAACACCATTGGCGGCAACTCCGGCCTCATCGGCAGCGGCGTCGCGGGCGATCCGGACATCCACCCCGAGCGCCAGCGCGAGGTGGAGGCCGGCCTGGACGCCGTCTTCATGGGCGGCAACATCGTCACCGAGTTCTCCGTCTACCAGCGCAACATCAGCGACCTGCTGCTGCTGCGGAGCCCCGCGCCCTCCACCGGCTTCACCACCCAGTACACCAACGGTGGCTCGATGCGTAACCGCGGCGTCGAGGTCATGGTCCAGCTCAACCCGTTCAACGGCGGCGAGTTCGAGTGGGTCTCCAACACCACCTTCACCATCAACCGCAGCCAGGTGACGGACCTGCCGGTGCCCGCCTTCAACATGGGCGGCTTCGGCACCAGCCTGGGCACCTTCCGCATCGAGAAGGGCAAGAGCGCCACGCAGATCGTCGGCAACTCCGGCCTGAATCCGGACGGCACCTGCTGCGCGCTGAAGAAGCTGGGCGACACCGAGCCGGACTTCCGGATGGGCTTCTCCAACACCTTCCGGTACCGGGGCTTCAGCCTGTCCTTCCTGCTGGACTGGCAGCAGGGCAGCGAGATCATCAACCTCACCCGCTTCATCTACGACTTGGGCCAGAACACGCCGGACTTCGCGCAGAACGGGGAGCAGCGCCTGAAGGACCAGGCCACCAACGCGGGCGTCTACATCGAGGACGCCACCTTCCTGAAGCTGCGTGAGATTACGCTCACCTACCAGCTGCCGGACGCGTGGGTGGCGCAGGTGCCCAAGGTGAAGAGCGCGCGGCTGTCCTTCAGCGCCCGCAACGTGTTCACCCTCACCGGCTACACGGGGTTGGACCCGGAGGTGAGCAACTTCGGCAACCAGGCCATCGCCCGCAACATCGACGTGGCTCCGTTCCCGCCGAGCCGCAGCTTCTGGACGTCTATCGATGTGGGGTTCTAA
- a CDS encoding RagB/SusD family nutrient uptake outer membrane protein: protein MKKTVLVALCASSLGLGACELEFQDLNNPSLESLRDTPTPAAVNSAATGLLIGARSGKSAQNGYVAHLGILGRESYTFDGADPRFVTEMLASPALAAGSPAFGGNLWVQPYANIRNANTLLTAVDKVSGVADADKEAIRGFAKTMQALDYLMVAVTRDTNGVALDVGGGINDLKPLEKDMTKVYAYIAGLLEESKAHLEAAGDTFPFPLSGGFAGYDTPATFVKFNRAVKARVEAYRQNWTGALEALSGSFVDTAKPLTEGTYYTYGVGTGDVTNGLTSPAIYAHPSIVTDALPNPDGGAAKDPDRQKADCTPDAAQPFKCLDDRISDKVEKVALSAPYQGLTSEYQFKMYEGSTASVPIIRNEELILLRAEANFQLGNLTAAEEDINLIRATAGGLPPVTLISENAVDILLAERRYSLLFEGGHRWIDMRRYNRLQTLPKDKPEHFIHERFPVPQAEQDARQ from the coding sequence ATGAAGAAGACCGTGCTTGTGGCGCTGTGCGCCTCCTCTCTGGGCCTCGGGGCGTGCGAGCTCGAGTTCCAGGATCTCAACAACCCCAGCCTGGAGTCCCTCCGGGACACGCCCACGCCCGCCGCTGTGAACTCCGCGGCCACGGGTCTGCTGATCGGCGCCCGCTCTGGTAAGTCGGCCCAGAACGGCTACGTGGCGCACCTGGGCATCCTGGGCCGCGAGTCCTACACGTTCGACGGCGCGGATCCCCGCTTCGTCACGGAGATGCTGGCCTCGCCCGCGCTGGCCGCGGGCAGCCCGGCCTTCGGCGGCAACCTGTGGGTGCAGCCCTACGCCAACATCCGCAACGCCAACACCCTGCTCACCGCGGTGGACAAGGTGTCGGGCGTGGCGGACGCGGACAAGGAGGCCATCCGCGGCTTCGCCAAGACGATGCAGGCGCTGGACTACCTGATGGTGGCCGTCACCCGCGACACCAATGGCGTCGCGTTGGACGTCGGCGGGGGCATCAACGACCTGAAGCCCCTCGAGAAGGACATGACGAAGGTGTACGCGTACATCGCCGGGCTGCTGGAAGAGTCCAAGGCGCACCTGGAGGCGGCCGGTGACACGTTCCCGTTCCCGCTCAGCGGCGGCTTCGCGGGCTATGACACGCCGGCCACCTTCGTGAAGTTCAACCGCGCCGTGAAGGCGCGGGTGGAGGCGTACCGGCAGAACTGGACGGGGGCGCTGGAGGCACTGAGCGGGTCCTTCGTGGACACGGCCAAGCCGCTGACGGAGGGCACCTACTACACCTACGGCGTGGGAACGGGCGACGTCACCAACGGGCTCACCAGCCCCGCCATCTACGCGCACCCGTCCATCGTCACGGACGCGCTCCCCAACCCCGACGGGGGAGCCGCCAAGGACCCGGATCGCCAGAAGGCGGACTGCACGCCGGACGCCGCGCAGCCCTTCAAGTGCCTGGATGACCGCATCTCGGACAAGGTGGAGAAAGTGGCCCTGTCCGCGCCGTACCAGGGGCTCACCTCCGAGTACCAGTTCAAGATGTACGAGGGCAGCACGGCGTCGGTGCCCATCATCCGCAACGAGGAGCTCATCCTCCTGCGGGCCGAGGCCAACTTCCAACTGGGGAACCTGACCGCCGCGGAGGAGGACATCAACCTCATCCGCGCGACCGCGGGCGGGCTGCCGCCAGTGACGCTGATCTCGGAGAACGCGGTGGACATCCTGCTGGCCGAGCGCCGCTACTCGCTGCTGTTCGAGGGCGGGCACCGGTGGATCGACATGCGCCGCTACAACCGGCTGCAGACCCTGCCCAAGGACAAGCCGGAGCACTTCATCCACGAGCGCTTCCCCGTGCCCCAGGCGGAGCAGGACGCGCGTCAATAG
- a CDS encoding M20/M25/M40 family metallo-hydrolase: MKRFASAALLLWSAAPAMAAPQETAVTQQATDREQWITLGEDTLLPVLTALRGAGWQQPGPVQTKNGVATLLVKESLLPVVAKVMHDKYNRCAGFIAHESEQEATLAMETAGTPVPSRAQVTYSIDNGVTVYPLLGELQELNIRNTITTMSNYNNRYYTAQTGVESANWLKSHWESLAAGRPDVNVATFTHPGWPQPSVILTMTGTTLPNEVVVLGGHLDSINGSNPTTGRAPGSDDDASGIASLTEVIRAAMAMGYRPARTVKFMGYAAEEVGLKGSKEVAEWHKNNAVNVVGVLQLDMTNYHGSTVDIGLLTDNVNAAQNTFLTNIIDTYQIGRWQNTQCGYGCSDHVSWTNNGYPSSLPFESLMSDDNPAIHTTSDTLAQSGGTADHALKFSKIAAGFMAELAKGMLAGGASDTTPPMAALMAPSNGSTVTGTTTITAGASDDVAVSRVEFWVDGALKGSDTTAPYSYAWNTSATANGSRTLRVKAYDAAGNVGTSTGLTVMVNNVSTLAVYDAELMAPKCGTVNSVCDSGPSLLNGRANLGPELSKPNTLGGTCADGAAGVYHGDESVDRLKVSTTDGTPFAAGKTVRIEATVWAYSVYASDKLDLYYTANANNPSWTFLGTLSPTKAGSQVLSATYTLPAGAQQAVRANFRYGGSANVCAAGSYTDHDDLVFSVTP; the protein is encoded by the coding sequence ATGAAGCGTTTCGCTTCCGCGGCGCTGTTGCTGTGGAGTGCGGCCCCGGCGATGGCGGCACCGCAGGAGACGGCCGTCACGCAGCAGGCCACGGACCGCGAGCAGTGGATCACCCTCGGCGAGGACACGCTGTTGCCGGTGTTGACGGCGCTGCGCGGGGCGGGCTGGCAGCAGCCGGGCCCGGTGCAGACGAAGAACGGCGTGGCGACGCTGCTGGTGAAGGAGTCGCTGCTGCCGGTGGTCGCCAAGGTGATGCACGACAAGTACAACCGGTGCGCGGGTTTCATCGCCCACGAGTCGGAGCAGGAGGCGACGCTGGCGATGGAGACGGCGGGGACGCCGGTGCCGTCCCGGGCCCAGGTCACCTATTCCATCGACAACGGGGTGACGGTGTACCCGCTGCTCGGCGAGCTGCAGGAGCTGAACATCCGCAACACCATCACCACGATGTCCAACTACAACAACCGGTACTACACGGCGCAGACGGGCGTGGAATCCGCCAACTGGCTGAAGTCGCACTGGGAGAGCCTGGCAGCGGGGCGGCCGGATGTGAACGTGGCCACGTTCACGCACCCGGGGTGGCCCCAGCCGTCGGTCATCCTGACGATGACGGGCACCACGCTGCCCAACGAGGTGGTGGTGCTGGGCGGGCACCTGGACTCGATCAACGGCAGCAACCCGACGACGGGCCGGGCTCCGGGCTCGGACGATGACGCGTCGGGGATTGCGTCGCTCACGGAGGTCATCCGCGCGGCGATGGCCATGGGCTACCGGCCGGCGCGCACGGTGAAGTTCATGGGCTACGCGGCCGAGGAGGTGGGGCTGAAGGGCTCGAAGGAAGTCGCCGAGTGGCACAAGAACAACGCGGTGAACGTGGTGGGCGTGCTGCAGTTGGACATGACGAACTACCACGGCTCGACCGTGGACATCGGCCTGCTGACGGACAACGTGAACGCGGCGCAGAACACGTTCCTCACCAACATCATCGACACGTACCAGATTGGGAGGTGGCAGAACACGCAGTGTGGGTACGGATGCTCGGACCACGTGTCGTGGACGAACAACGGGTATCCGTCCTCGCTGCCGTTCGAGTCGCTGATGTCGGATGACAACCCGGCCATTCACACGACGAGCGACACGCTGGCGCAGAGCGGAGGGACGGCGGACCACGCGCTGAAGTTCTCGAAGATCGCGGCGGGCTTCATGGCGGAGCTGGCCAAGGGGATGCTGGCGGGCGGTGCGAGCGACACGACTCCGCCGATGGCGGCGCTGATGGCGCCGTCGAATGGGTCCACGGTGACAGGGACGACGACGATTACCGCGGGAGCCTCGGACGACGTGGCGGTGAGCCGGGTGGAGTTCTGGGTGGACGGGGCGCTGAAGGGCTCGGACACGACGGCGCCGTACAGCTACGCGTGGAACACGTCAGCGACGGCGAACGGGAGCCGGACGCTGCGGGTGAAGGCGTACGACGCGGCGGGGAACGTGGGGACGAGCACGGGGTTGACGGTGATGGTGAACAACGTGAGCACGCTGGCGGTGTACGACGCGGAGCTGATGGCGCCGAAGTGCGGCACGGTGAACAGCGTGTGTGACTCGGGTCCGTCGCTGCTGAACGGGCGCGCGAACCTGGGACCGGAGCTGAGCAAGCCGAACACGCTGGGGGGGACGTGCGCGGATGGAGCTGCGGGCGTGTACCACGGTGACGAGTCGGTGGATCGGCTGAAGGTGTCGACAACGGACGGGACGCCGTTCGCGGCGGGAAAGACGGTGCGCATCGAGGCCACGGTGTGGGCCTACTCCGTGTACGCGTCGGACAAATTGGACCTGTACTACACGGCGAACGCGAACAACCCGAGCTGGACGTTCCTGGGGACGCTGTCGCCGACGAAGGCGGGCTCGCAGGTGCTGTCGGCGACGTACACGCTGCCGGCGGGAGCGCAGCAGGCGGTGCGAGCGAACTTCCGCTACGGCGGCAGCGCGAACGTGTGCGCGGCGGGCTCGTACACGGACCACGATGACCTGGTGTTCTCGGTGACGCCGTAG
- a CDS encoding HNH endonuclease signature motif containing protein has protein sequence MKNGKPPIGPDGHPMELHHKVPLAEGGTNSFENLAIKTRTEHRLGPNYKQNHPNLP, from the coding sequence ATGAAGAATGGGAAGCCTCCGATCGGCCCGGACGGCCACCCCATGGAACTCCATCACAAGGTGCCGCTGGCGGAAGGCGGGACCAACTCGTTCGAGAACCTCGCCATCAAGACGCGAACCGAGCACCGCCTCGGACCCAACTACAAGCAGAACCATCCGAACTTGCCATGA
- a CDS encoding SMI1/KNR4 family protein, whose product MTFDELARRLELSPAKTLGSGASEPTIVAASARLSVSLNGGYRCFLQRFGWGGVGSFELYGLGSDVPPYLDLVSVTESERTEMHPALPPYLIPLMNDGGGNLYCLDSRREGEPPVVFWNHSDSASQEPERVAADFLSWMAEQVERPD is encoded by the coding sequence ATGACGTTCGACGAACTTGCCCGGAGGCTTGAGCTGTCACCCGCGAAGACCCTGGGTTCAGGAGCGAGCGAGCCCACCATCGTTGCCGCCAGTGCTCGGCTGAGTGTGAGCCTGAACGGCGGCTATCGGTGCTTCTTGCAGCGCTTCGGCTGGGGAGGTGTCGGCTCCTTCGAACTCTACGGGCTGGGCTCGGATGTTCCGCCGTACTTGGATCTGGTCTCTGTCACAGAGAGCGAGAGAACGGAGATGCATCCAGCCCTTCCTCCCTATCTCATCCCGCTCATGAATGATGGGGGTGGCAATCTCTACTGTCTGGACTCGAGAAGAGAGGGTGAGCCGCCTGTCGTCTTCTGGAATCATTCGGACAGCGCATCGCAAGAACCTGAGCGAGTGGCTGCGGATTTCCTCTCTTGGATGGCAGAACAGGTTGAGCGCCCTGACTGA